Proteins encoded in a region of the Deltaproteobacteria bacterium genome:
- a CDS encoding (2Fe-2S)-binding protein translates to MDKVKIHLNVNGDDMHFDVEPNRTLLELLRDLAGLTGSKEGCGLGVCGSCTVLMDGRPVRSCLTLAMEAGGSRITTVEGLADGDHLDPLQQAFIEHGAVQCGFCTPGMLMSGKALRNENPDPSETEIREALSGNTCRCTGYAKTVEAVAAAAKKRHDV, encoded by the coding sequence ATGGATAAAGTGAAGATCCATCTGAACGTGAACGGCGACGACATGCACTTCGATGTCGAGCCCAACCGGACTCTCCTCGAACTGCTTCGGGACCTTGCAGGTCTTACCGGAAGCAAGGAGGGCTGCGGCCTGGGGGTGTGCGGGTCCTGCACCGTGCTCATGGACGGCCGGCCCGTCCGGTCATGCCTGACCCTGGCCATGGAGGCCGGAGGCTCCCGGATCACCACCGTGGAAGGTCTGGCCGACGGAGACCATCTGGACCCCCTCCAGCAGGCTTTTATCGAACACGGCGCTGTGCAGTGCGGCTTCTGCACCCCCGGAATGCTGATGAGCGGAAAAGCTCTGCGGAACGAAAATCCGGACCCAAGCGAAACCGAAATCCGCGAGGCCCTGTCCGGCAACACCTGTCGCTGCACCGGATACGCCAAAACCGTCGAAGCCGTAGCCGCAGCCGCTAAGAAGAGGCATGATGTCTGA
- a CDS encoding FAD binding domain-containing protein, with amino-acid sequence MKLPTFAYHRSNRLEDTLNALHQWGPEAKILAGGTDLIVSLKQRLLAPKILVSLRDLDELRSIREDPGELVIGATTTLQDLIDSERVALSLPALRQAARSVGSRSIQHLRGTVGGNLCQQTRCMYYNQSEFWRSARNPCYKLGGQTCFAEEKGQKCRSVCQSDLAPALLVYSAMLKIVGKNSERLLPLNSFYTGEGERPFDLAPHELLSEIRLSVPPPHSGANYQKLRFRSSIDYPIASAACALSLRNEKLDTFRLAVGALSAAPLMIRDASTLLQGKAPNEQRFQEAARMAEAQAKPHPVDNVGSTAAYRQNMVRVLALRAMTEALKTAQGA; translated from the coding sequence GTGAAGCTTCCAACATTTGCCTACCATCGATCGAACCGCCTGGAAGACACATTGAACGCACTCCATCAATGGGGACCCGAAGCCAAGATCCTGGCAGGCGGCACCGATCTGATCGTGAGCCTGAAACAACGCCTGCTTGCACCAAAAATCCTCGTCAGCCTTCGCGACCTGGATGAACTAAGATCTATCCGGGAAGATCCCGGAGAACTCGTCATCGGCGCCACTACCACGTTGCAGGACCTCATCGATTCCGAGCGTGTCGCCCTCTCGTTGCCGGCCCTGCGTCAAGCCGCCCGGTCCGTGGGAAGCCGGTCGATTCAGCACCTACGCGGCACCGTCGGAGGAAACCTCTGCCAACAGACCCGGTGCATGTATTACAACCAGTCCGAATTCTGGCGTTCGGCCCGGAATCCCTGCTATAAACTGGGAGGGCAGACCTGCTTCGCCGAGGAAAAAGGACAGAAATGCCGCTCCGTATGCCAGTCCGACCTGGCTCCGGCCCTGCTTGTGTACTCCGCCATGCTGAAGATCGTGGGTAAAAACTCCGAACGCCTTCTGCCGCTGAATTCATTCTATACGGGTGAAGGGGAACGGCCGTTCGATCTGGCTCCTCACGAGCTTCTTTCCGAAATCCGCCTTTCCGTTCCACCGCCTCACAGCGGAGCCAACTATCAAAAGCTCCGTTTTCGCAGCTCCATCGATTACCCCATCGCGAGCGCCGCCTGCGCACTTTCTCTGCGGAACGAAAAATTGGACACCTTCCGTCTGGCTGTGGGAGCCCTGTCCGCTGCGCCTCTGATGATCCGGGATGCTTCCACCCTCCTCCAGGGAAAAGCTCCCAACGAACAGCGCTTCCAGGAGGCGGCCCGCATGGCTGAAGCCCAGGCCAAACCGCATCCCGTGGACAATGTGGGTTCCACCGCGGCCTACCGCCAGAACATGGTTCGCGTCCTGGCCCTGCGCGCCATGACCGAAGCCCTGAAAACCGCCCAAGGCGCGTAA
- a CDS encoding HlyD family efflux transporter periplasmic adaptor subunit, with translation MDNDGFLRFGRAAVGLLLVLALTANGCETPSRDLFQGYVEAEYTYVSSPQPGELTNLFVRRGENVAAGTVLFELEREPEIAQRNEAEQRLQQSKKRLEDLRKGMRPTEIDAIKAKMEQARASLRLSELEYERRRKLFADRTISKENLDQAQTKYHSDRALVDELSAQLETARLGAREDIIRAAESEVAAMEATLAQVDWRLEQKTQLASEPALVFDTYYTVGEWVSAGRPVVALLIRRNIKVRFFVPEPLISGIKLNQTISIGCDGCPEGLRGHISYISPQAEYTPPVIYSRHTRSKLVFMVEVLPDREQERLHPGQPVDVTLIEDGENT, from the coding sequence ATGGATAACGACGGTTTTCTTCGATTTGGCAGGGCTGCGGTAGGGTTGTTGCTGGTTCTGGCACTGACTGCAAACGGCTGTGAAACCCCTTCTCGCGATCTATTTCAGGGCTATGTGGAAGCGGAATACACATATGTGTCTTCACCTCAGCCCGGTGAACTCACAAATCTGTTCGTGAGGCGGGGGGAAAATGTAGCGGCCGGAACTGTTTTGTTCGAGTTGGAAAGGGAGCCGGAAATCGCCCAGAGGAACGAGGCTGAACAGCGCCTGCAACAGTCAAAAAAGCGCCTCGAAGATCTTCGCAAGGGTATGCGGCCCACCGAGATCGACGCCATCAAGGCGAAGATGGAACAGGCTCGGGCGAGCCTGCGGCTCTCCGAACTCGAGTACGAACGCCGGCGCAAGCTCTTCGCCGACCGGACCATTTCCAAGGAGAACCTGGACCAGGCGCAAACCAAGTACCACAGCGATCGGGCTCTTGTGGATGAACTATCCGCCCAACTGGAAACCGCCCGTCTGGGAGCCCGGGAGGACATCATACGAGCGGCCGAGTCCGAGGTGGCGGCTATGGAAGCTACGCTGGCCCAGGTCGACTGGAGATTGGAACAGAAGACCCAGCTCGCCTCGGAACCGGCGTTGGTTTTCGACACGTACTATACCGTGGGCGAATGGGTTTCGGCGGGAAGGCCCGTGGTGGCGCTCTTGATACGCCGTAACATCAAGGTCCGTTTCTTTGTACCCGAGCCGCTCATTAGCGGGATAAAATTGAATCAGACGATCTCCATCGGTTGCGACGGCTGTCCCGAGGGTCTCCGAGGTCACATCAGCTACATCTCTCCACAAGCCGAGTACACGCCGCCCGTTATTTACAGCCGGCACACCCGTTCCAAGCTGGTGTTCATGGTGGAGGTCCTGCCCGACCGCGAACAGGAGCGGCTGCATCCCGGACAGCCGGTGGATGTAACTCTGATCGAGGATGGAGAGAACACGTGA
- a CDS encoding ABC transporter ATP-binding protein yields the protein MKVRKGEIFGFLGPNGSGKTTTIRMLCGLLKPDEGKGTCLGLDIVHESRGIKPQVGYMAQRFSLYEDLTVRENLDFTARVYGVRQRAKAVRGVVERMELGEFNNQLAGSLSGGWKQRLALACCLIHAPKLLLLDEPTAGVDPKARRDFWDRVNDLTSEGITALISTHYMDEAERCHRLAYIAYGNLLTSGTAEEVVAGEGLTTYSVAGEDLHGLARDLKPLPGVQQVVSFGNTLHVSGKDTAALENSLSPYKNSAYRWKKVDTSLEEVFISLMSRKVN from the coding sequence ATGAAAGTGAGGAAAGGAGAGATTTTCGGGTTCCTGGGTCCCAACGGGAGCGGTAAGACAACGACTATCCGTATGCTCTGCGGACTGCTGAAGCCGGATGAAGGGAAGGGGACCTGTCTCGGGTTGGACATTGTTCATGAGAGCCGTGGCATCAAACCTCAAGTGGGTTACATGGCGCAACGTTTCAGCCTTTATGAAGATCTGACGGTGCGCGAGAATCTGGATTTCACGGCCAGGGTGTATGGCGTGCGACAACGAGCGAAAGCGGTTCGGGGGGTCGTCGAACGGATGGAACTGGGAGAATTCAACAACCAGCTTGCAGGCAGCCTTTCAGGGGGGTGGAAGCAGCGCCTGGCGCTGGCCTGCTGCCTGATACACGCCCCCAAGTTGCTTTTGTTGGATGAACCGACGGCCGGCGTGGATCCAAAAGCCCGGCGGGATTTTTGGGACAGGGTGAACGACTTGACATCCGAGGGTATCACGGCGCTGATCAGCACTCATTACATGGACGAGGCGGAGCGTTGTCATCGATTGGCCTACATTGCTTACGGAAATCTCCTGACATCCGGGACCGCCGAAGAGGTGGTCGCCGGAGAAGGCCTGACGACCTATTCCGTAGCAGGGGAAGATCTCCATGGCCTGGCGAGAGACCTGAAACCTTTGCCCGGCGTGCAACAGGTGGTGTCCTTCGGCAACACGTTGCATGTCAGCGGCAAGGATACCGCCGCTCTGGAAAACAGCCTCTCGCCGTATAAGAACTCGGCGTATCGATGGAAGAAGGTGGATACGAGCCTGGAAGAGGTGTTCATAAGCCTGATGAGCCGGAAGGTGAACTGA
- a CDS encoding ABC transporter permease, which yields MLGGRFSGRRMLAMVVKEFRQMRRDRVTFAIMVGIPIIQLILFGFAINSDPKHLPTAVLCPDPSVFSRSILTAMRNSAYFDIVAKPDTEAEATRLLIMGEVLFVVNFPTDFSRNLVRGERPALLLQADATDPVAVSNAVGALKTLAKSALKRDIAGSLTYLRADFSPVDVEVHPKYNPEGITQYNIVPGLMGVVLTMTLVIITSLAVTRERERGTMENLLTTPIRPLEMMLGKLIPYIMVGYMQMLLIVVVAHVLFQVPLLGSLSLLFAVSLLFIGANLSVGVTFSTVAKNQLQAVQMSFFFFLSSILLSGFMFPFRGMPEWAQWIGTSLPLTHFLRVVRGILLKGNGFSDIWVHLWHILLFLVIVLTIGLKRYRQTLD from the coding sequence ATGCTGGGTGGGAGATTCTCGGGACGGCGGATGTTGGCCATGGTGGTGAAGGAATTCAGGCAAATGCGCCGTGACCGGGTGACATTCGCCATCATGGTCGGCATCCCCATAATCCAACTGATTCTTTTCGGGTTTGCCATCAACAGCGATCCCAAGCACCTCCCGACTGCCGTGCTTTGCCCCGATCCAAGCGTATTTTCCAGGAGCATATTGACGGCCATGCGTAACAGCGCCTACTTTGACATCGTTGCGAAGCCGGACACGGAGGCGGAAGCGACCCGTTTGCTCATCATGGGGGAAGTGCTGTTCGTGGTCAATTTCCCAACGGACTTTTCGCGCAATTTGGTGCGCGGCGAAAGGCCGGCGCTCCTGCTGCAAGCCGACGCCACGGACCCCGTGGCTGTGAGCAACGCCGTGGGGGCGCTCAAGACGCTCGCAAAGTCGGCGCTGAAACGCGACATTGCCGGAAGTCTTACCTACCTACGGGCCGATTTTTCGCCGGTGGACGTGGAGGTGCACCCCAAGTACAACCCCGAGGGCATCACCCAGTACAACATCGTACCCGGTCTCATGGGGGTGGTGCTTACGATGACCCTGGTGATCATTACATCCCTCGCGGTCACGCGGGAGCGGGAGCGCGGCACCATGGAGAATCTCTTGACCACGCCGATCCGTCCTCTGGAGATGATGTTGGGGAAGCTGATCCCCTACATCATGGTAGGGTATATGCAGATGCTTTTGATTGTGGTTGTTGCGCACGTTCTGTTTCAGGTGCCGCTTCTGGGGAGCCTTTCGTTGCTTTTCGCCGTGTCGCTCCTGTTTATTGGAGCAAACCTCTCTGTAGGGGTCACCTTTTCCACCGTGGCCAAAAACCAGCTCCAGGCCGTACAGATGTCGTTCTTCTTTTTCCTGTCTTCCATACTGCTCTCGGGCTTCATGTTTCCTTTTCGAGGAATGCCCGAGTGGGCCCAATGGATCGGAACGTCGCTCCCGCTGACCCACTTTCTGCGCGTGGTTCGGGGCATCCTCTTGAAAGGCAACGGTTTTTCGGACATCTGGGTGCACCTCTGGCACATTCTCCTGTTTCTGGTGATCGTCCTGACGATCGGACTGAAGCGGTACCGTCAGACGTTGGATTAG